Proteins encoded in a region of the Ziziphus jujuba cultivar Dongzao chromosome 3, ASM3175591v1 genome:
- the LOC107422438 gene encoding protein NO VEIN isoform X2, giving the protein MRGNHPSRFRPTAGGGGGRRQQQQRRPFQASNPNNMPQRFQAPNPTNNMPQRFQAPSPNNMPPFQPANPNVVYTQPQQQYQNQNGGFPLQQFPSPGFHQPQPSQNLRELIEMVDRAVVKARRDLLAAGESVTAWKVSQSALLMLQIDNWGSLGFQMQQVPSLRSLIHIEAKINAFINCFVAVRRITSLYDLEVAICDNEAIGQFEELELGPFLRHPLVQHYFSVNLDTTEVFKITSEEIIALLNRFMYSSKNKDIKVDEFLDFICKKRSVSGKEKLGIRIQSLGMHISAISKARNSESAVLKKHQERVENFSHVNKNFCGKHIKFDSTSSEDEQTDDCKYDDDNDSVSGGHMDFSSQSIKSSEQISSCPYPSATEEMKRLGLKGESCSGLSPASAIQRNYQDGVPAKKQRKYDNPNVIEKSVLPSENSPKTKKFNHMADFSMANDSLGSFISTWKEVCIGHTVTEVFEKMLHFIIQNQLGRKFRITNALRKKIKFIFSSYPFIGLLNVAVSSIKRGMWDSIYDTFQTISQNNLTKTFDGDPESERITVEPSLKNTVEIAEHLDEHPHSVSVEDIISKIATYPELDHDIQNNKKSRMEKLFILFRNLYNCEHWLMEQFSVKEFRSLGYGNFPLFLEKYLSLLPRGLWNFLIGDIGEKPPLEVCMMNHQLVVLVSQASNNLWENGKITKQNISLLLMRQFPFISFEVTENGSLEDFSSIVLKNKNNVISKSVVFSVTLHGTSDAVDSLAQYENDLVESASVGLHGGQIARIPVASTSKDAVKVLLKAPMLSDLNLWSHWDLLFAPSLGPLVPWLLNEVTTDALLCLVTRDGKVIRIDHSATVESFLEAAIKGCPFQTAVQLLSLFSVVGGEKHVPESLLKCHAQYAFKVILKNSLDGIDLNDSANPVLHGKMSCTEEISKVGIGNFGSDLDNNLSKTDIAVASISRFVLDSLKYLPAEFCGFAADIFLFGMRSIIKDAASAILCECSKTERLMLHEIGLSHGVMEWIDDYHAFCSNDATDMVMPTGSCLTAARSEIQLDSRCNQDTSDKSFTSESGIGGSVGDDGHNGQCTKVSSVISGADARIGRDTKHLSEIGEREDAALVIESIRRDEFGLDPSLPEAESSMVRKQHARLGRALHCLSQELYSQDSHFLLELVQNADDNVYPEYVEPTLTFILQDSSIIVLNNERGFSAHNIRALCDVGNSTKKGSNAGYIGQKGIGFKSVFRVTDAPEIHSNGFHVKFDITEGQIGFILPTIIPSCDIGLFSRLAYSGDDQLECNSWNTCIVLPFRSRLKEGTAMKNIISMFSDLHPSLLLFLHRLQCIKFRNLPEDSFTVMRKEIVGDGIVKVSHGNDKMTWFVVSQKLQADFIRRDVQMTEISIAFTLLELENGGYSPHLVQQPVFAFLPLRTYGLKFILQGDFVLPSSREEVDGDSPWNQWLLSEFPGLFVKAERSFCALPYFRENPGRAVAAYMSFVPLVGEAHGFFSVLPRLIISKLRVSNCLLWEGYHNEWVPPCKVVRGWNEQARYLLPDGLLREHLGLGFLDKNIVLSDALAMALGIEEYGPKILLRVMSSLCHTENGLKSMGLGWLSSCLIALYSMLVDSSDRASLGPGVELEFINDLRRIPCIPLSDGRYGTVNEGTIWLHFDALSTGFEGDHGLESFPNLYAKLRIVSPALLTASSPDGSHVDLTMVDKLNRMLYKVGIERLSAHEIIKVHILPAISAERIEDGDENLMIEYVCFVMYHLQSNCSDCHVERESIISELRNKAYILTNNGFKRPAEVSIHFSKEFGNPINIEKLTGFLDINWNEVSISYLKHPINKSLQYGLTNWREFFEGIGIADFVKVAQVEKNIADVLTLFKNLMTEGDLISPGSIAKDWESSELVDLMSIVSREGNNKCCAYLLEVLDTLWDSSFSDKATGYCTSKSAGVSKSFKSSFMSSISDVKWVLSSMDSELHYPKDLYHDCDAVRSILGSSAPYAVPKVRSEKLVSDIGFKTKVTLEDVLEIIKLWRRCETPFKASIMQMSKLYAFIWNEMTTLKKDLAEEFCSGPFIFIPFFSGSKHGDVVSGMFLSPNEVHWKDSTGAMDQMKNINCQHLSADLSRPLNKTLYSFYPNLHDFFVVGCGVHESPPLRSYLQILQQLSSVKLPSQAATSVFKVFLQWTEGLKSGLSPEDVVYLKESLKQIECTVLPTVQDKWVSVHPSFGLVCWCDDRKLKKKFKHVDGIDFVYFGELSKDDKETVKTKVSVLMKTLGIPALSEVVSREAIYYGLADSNLKASLVNWALPYAQRYLYSIHPDKYSQLKQCGFSAPNTLQVVAVEKLFYRDVIKSCGGASDKRIESTCLLQGNILYTTEESDAHTLFMELSRMFFDGVPELHLANFLHMITTMAESGSTEDQTEIFILKTQKIPKLPDEESIWSLKSVSSIPETDELLQTNVVLTNANEQSTSKSKRRAGIHSSWPPADWKTAPGFAYARANGFRTNASVATPSGSSLKKDEDDCQGIFRNDSITPTSIDNDWTFEDDSPTTSTALILSDSNNLEHCGYVYKEADLHSELDPTDSNPISEHPESCSSTFSKRDLCFGTPNPVQAMLTGRLGEHLAFKYFTGKLSNSYVNWVNKENETGLPYDIIIEDQENQENGKEFIEVKSTKSPRKDWFLISSREWQFAMEKGDAFSIAHVVILGNNTARVSVFKNPANLCRLGRLQLVVMMPKQGNEFSVVS; this is encoded by the exons ATGCGCGGAAACCACCCTTCTAGATTCCGTCCTACCGCCGGCGGCGGCGGCGGCCGGAGGCAGCAGCAGCAGCGGCGGCCTTTTCAAGCTTCAAACCCAAACAACATGCCGCAGAGGTTTCAAGCTCCAAACCCTACTAACAATATGCCGCAGAGGTTTCAAGCTCCGAGCCCTAACAATATGCCGCCGTTTCAACCTGCAAACCCTAACGTTGTTTATACTCAACCACAACAGCAGTATCAGAACCAAAATGGTGGATTTCCACTCCAGCAGTTTCCGAGTCCGGGGTTTCATCAGCCTCAGCCTTCTCAGAACTTGAGGGAACTGATTGAGATGGTCGATCGTGCCGTTGTGAAGGCTCGGCGAGACCTTCTGGCCGCCGGAGAAAGCGTAACGGCGTGGAAGGTTTCTCAGTCGGCGCTTCTGATGCTTCAGATTGATAACTGGGGCTCTTTGGGGTTTCAAATGCAGCAAGTGCCGTCTCTTCGCAGCTTAATACACATTGAAGCTAAG ATAAATGCATTTATCAATTGCTTTGTTGCGGTCCGTAGAATTACGTCATTGTACGATTTGGAAGTGGCAATATGCGACAATGAGGCCATTGGGCAGTTTGAAGAGCTGGAATTGGGTCCTTTTTTGAGACACCCGCTAGTTCAGCATTATTTCTCAGTTAATTTAGATACAACTGAAGTATTTAAGATAACTAGTGAAGAAATAATAGCTTTGCTTAATCGATTCATGTACTCtagtaaaaataaagatattaaagTTGATGAATTTTTGGATTTCATCTGTAAGAAGCGATCAGTTTCAGGCAAGGAAAAGCTTGGTATACGAATTCAAAGCTTGGG GATGCATATTTCTGCAATCTCAAAGGCCAGGAATTCAGAGAGTGCTGTTCTAAAGAAACATCAAG AGCGTGTTGAAAACTTCTCACACGTGAACAAGAACTTTTGTGGCAAGCacataaaatttgattcaaCAAGCTCAGAGGATGAACAAACTGATGATTGTAagtatgatgatgataatgactCTGTTAGTGGAGGTCATATGGATTTCTCATCACAATCCATTAAGAGTTCTGAACAAATAAGTAGTTGTCCTTACCCGTCTGCAACCGAAGAGATGAAACGGCTTGGATTGAAAGGTGAAAGCTGTAGTGGCCTTTCTCCAGCTAGTGCTATCCAAAGGAACTATCAGGATGGTGTACCAgctaaaaagcaaagaaaatatgACAATCCAAACGTCATAGAGAAAAGTGTTCTTCCTTCTGAGAATAGTCCTAAAACCAAGAAGTTTAACCATATGGCAGATTTTTCAATGGCCAATGATTCTTTGGGGAGCTTCATATCAACCTGGAAGGAAGTGTGTATAGGACATACAGTTACCGAG GTGTTTGAGAAGATGCTTCATTTTATCATACAAAATCAGCTGGGGAGGAAATTTAGGATAACAAATGCACTgcggaagaaaataaaattcatattttcatcTTATCCATTCATTGGGTTGCTGAATGTTGCT GTTTCATCTATCAAAAGGGGAATGTGGGATAGCATTTATGATACTTTCCAAACAATCAGTCAAAATAATTTAACTAAAACATTTGATGGGGATCCCGAGTCTGAACGTATAACTGTTGAACCAAGTTTGAAGAACACAGTAGAAATTGCTGAACACTTAGATGAGCATCCACACA GTGTTTCAGTGGAAGATATTATCAGTAAAATAGCAACATATCCTGAACTTGATCATGACATCCAAAACAACAAGAAATCTCGTATGGAGAAATTATTTATCCTCTTCAGGAACCTTTACAACTGTGAGCATTGGCTGATGGAACAATTTTCTGTCAAGGAGTTTAGATCCCTTGGTTATGGGAATTTTCcactatttttagaaaaatatctCTCTCTGCTACCACGAGGGTTGTGGAACTTCTTAATTGGTGACATAGGTGAGAAACCTCCCTTGGAGGTTTGCATGATGAATCACCAGTTGGTTGTATTAGTATCACAAGCTTCAAATAATTTATGGGAgaatggaaaaattaccaagcAGAATATATCTTTGCTGCTTATGAGACAGTTCCCATTCATTAGTTTCGAAGTTACTGAAAATGGTTCTCTGGAAGACTTTTCAAGTATTGTGTTGAAGAATAAAAATAACGTAATTTCTAAATCTGTTGTATTTTCTGTAACATTACATGGAACAAGTGATGCTGTGGATTCGTTAGCCCAATATGAGAATGACTTAGTTGAGAGCGCTTCGGTGGGACTTCATGGTGGCCAGATAGCAAGAATCCCTGTAGCTTCTACGTCTAAGGATGCAGTTAAAGTCTTACTGAAGGCTCCAATGTTGTCAGATTTAAACTTATGGTCACATTGGGACCTTTTGTTTGCTCCCTCTCTTGGTCCTCTTGTACCTTGGTTATTAAATGAAGTCACGACAGATGCACTTTTATGTTTGGTGACCAGAGATGGGAAGGTGATTCGAATAGATCATTCAGCTACTGTAGAATCATTCTTGGAAGCTGCAATTAAAGGATGCCCTTTCCAAACTGCGGTGCAGTTGTTATCTCTGTTCTCTGTGGTCGGGGGAGAAAAGCATGTTCCTGAATCCCTTTTGAAATGCCATGCACAATATGCATTTAAAGTGATCTTGAAAAATTCTCTCGATGGTATTGATTTAAATGACAGTGCAAATCCTGTGCTTCATGGAAAAATGTCTTGCACGGAGGAAATATCTAAAGTTGGCATTGGTAATTTTGGAAGCGATTTAGACAACAACTTGAGCAAAACGGATATTGCAGTAGCTTCTATATCAAGGTTTGTCCTTGACAGTCTTAAATATCTACCTGCAGAATTCTGTGGATTTGCTGctgatatatttctttttgggatGCGATCCATCATAAAAGATGCTGCTTCGGCCATTTTATGTGAATGCAGCAAAACAGAACGTCTGATGCTTCATGAAATAGGATTATCTCATGGGGTAATGGAATGGATTGATGATTACCATGCATTTTGTTCGAATGATGCTACTGATATGGTCATGCCTACAGGTTCATGCTTGACAGCAGCTAGATCTGAAATACAGTTAGACTCAAGATGTAACCAAGATACATCAGATAAGTCTTTCACATCTGAATCAGGGATAGGTGGATCTGTTGGGGATGATGGACACAATGGACAATGTACCAAGGTTAGTTCTGTGATCAGTGGTGCAGATGCTAGAATTGGTAGGGACACGAAACATCTTTCTGAAATTGGTGAGCGTGAAGATGCAGCCCTTGTCATTGAGTCTATCAGGAGAGATGAATTTGGTCTGGATCCAAGCCTTCCGGAGGCTGAGAGTAGCATGGTAAGGAAACAGCATGCTCGCTTAGGGAGAGCATTGCACTGCCTTTCACAGGAATTATATTCTCAGGATTCACATTTTCTTCTTGAGTTG GTCCAGAATGCTGATGATAATGTCTACCCAGAATATGTGGAGCCAACTCTAACATTCATACTTCAAGATTCAAGTATCATTGTTTTAAATAATGAGCGAGGTTTCTCTGCCCACAATATTAGGGCGCTGTGCGATGTTGGGAATTCAACAAAAAAGGGATCTAATGCTGGATATATAGGCCAGAAGGGTATTGGGTTTAAATCAGTATTTCGG GTGACAGATGCTCCAGAGATTCATTCCAACGGGTTTCATGTTAAGTTTGATATAACTGAGGGTCAGATTGGTTTCATTTTGCCAACAATTATACCTTCTTGTGATATTGGCTTGTTTAGTAGGCTTGCATATAGTGGTGATGATCAATTGGAATGTAATAGCTGGAACACTTGCATTGTGCTTCCTTTTAGATCTAGACTAAAAGAAGGAACTGCCATGAAAAACATAATTTCCATGTTTTCGGATCTTCATCCATCTTTGTTACTCTTTCTTCACCGCCTCCAGTGTATCAAGTTTAGAAACTTGCCTGAAGATTCATTCACTGTCATGagaaaagaaattgtgggaGATGGTATTGTTAAAGTCTCACATGGGAATGATAAAATGACATGGTTTGTTGTTTCTCAGAAGTTACAGGCAGATTTTATTCGCCGTGATGTACAAATGACAGAAATCTCGATTGCATTTACCCTGCTGGAATTAGAAAATGGTGGTTATAGTCCACACTTGGTTCAGCAGCCTGTTTTTGCTTTTCTTCCTCTAAGAACTTATGGCCTGAAATTTATCCTTCAGGGTGATTTCGTTCTTCCTTCATCAAGAGAGGAAGTGGATGGAGATAGCCCATGGAACCAGTGGTTATTGTCAGAATTTCCAGGTTTGTTTGTCAAGGCAGAGAGATCTTTTTGTGCTCTTCCATATTTTAGAGAAAATCCAGGAAGAGCTGTTGCAGCTTACATGAGCTTTGTTCCACTTGTTGGGGAAGCGCATGGCTTTTTTTCTGTTCTTCCACGATTGATTATTTCTAAGTTACGCGTGTCTAACTGTTTACTTTGGGAGGGATACCACAATGAATGGGTTCCTCCTTGCAAGGTTGTCAGAGGTTGGAATGAGCAAGCCCGCTATCTTCTTCCTGATGGATTACTTCGTGAGCACCTAGGCCTTGGATTCTTGGATAAGAATATAGTTTTGTCTGATGCACTTGCAATGGCACTGGGTATTGAGGAATATGGACCCAAAATTCTACTTCGAGTTATGTCTTCCTTATGTCACACAGAAAATGGCCTCAAATCAATGGGCCTTGGCTGGTTGTCCTCTTGTCTAATTGCACTTTATTCAATGTTGGTAGATTCCTCTGACAGAGCTTCATTAGGTCCTGGAGTTGAACTAGAATTTATAAATGACCTTCGAAGAATTCCCTGTATTCCTCTCTCAGATGGTAGATATGGCACAGTAAATGAAGGTACAATTTGGTTACATTTTGATGCCTTATCCACTGGTTTTGAAGGTGACCATGGACTTGAATCTTTCCCAAATTTATATGCTAAACTTCGGATTGTAAGTCCTGCCCTCCTAACTGCATCATCTCCTGATGGTTCACATGTTGATTTGACTATGGTTGATAAACTAAACAGAATGCTTTATAAAGTTGGCATTGAGCGTTTGTCTGCGCATGAAATCATCAAGGTGCATATACTGCCAGCGATATCTGCTGAGAGAATTGAAGATGGGGATGAGAATTTGATGATAGAATATGTTTGTTTTGTGATGTACCACCTACAGTCAAACTGCTCTGATTGTCATGTTGAAAGGGAGTCAATAATCTCAGAATTGCGAAATAAAGCTTACATTTTAACAAATAACGGCTTTAAGCGACCGGCTGAAGTTTCAATTCATTTCAGTAAAGAATTTGGAAATCCTATAAACATAGAAAAGTTGACTGGTTTTCTGGATATTAATTGGAATGAGGTCAGCATCTCTTATTTGAAGCATCCAATCAATAAGTCGCTTCAATATggactgacaaactggagggaATTTTTTGAAGGAATTGGCATCGCTGATTTTGTAAAAGTAGCACAAGTTGAGAAGAACATTGCTGATGTTCTCACTTTATTTAAGAATTTGATGACAGAGGGAGACTTGATTTCCCCTGGATCAATTGCCAAAGATTGGGAATCTTCTGAGTTGGTTGACTTGATGTCCATAGTGAGCAGGGAGGGTAACAATAAATGTTGTGCATATCTCTTAGAGGTTCTTGACACGTTGTGGGATTCTTCCTTTAGTGACAAAGCAACAGGTTACTGCACTTCTAAATCTGCTGGGGTTAGCAAGTCGTTCAAGTCATCATTTATGAGCAGCATCAGTGATGTAAAGTGGGTATTATCAAGCATGGACAGTGAGCTTCACTATCCTAAAGATCTATATCATGATTGTGATGCAGTTCGATCAATACTTGGTTCATCTGCGCCATATGCTGTCCCAAAG GTAAGAAGTGAAAAGTTAGTAAGTGATATTGGGTTTAAGACTAAAGTTACACTTGAAGATGTTCTTGAAATTATAAAACTATGGAGAAGATGTGAGACCCCATTCAAAGCCAG CATAATGCAAATGTCTAAACTATACGCATTTATTTGGAATGAAATGACCACTTTGAAGAAGGATCTGGCAGAAGAGTTTTGTTCTGGACCTTTCatatttattccatttttttctgGCTCAAAGCATGGGGATGTGGTGTCTGGTATGTTTCTGTCTCCTAATGAAGTGCATTGGAAGGATTCAACTGGTGCTATGGACCAAATGAAGAATATCAATTGTCAGCACCTCTCAGCAGATTTATCTCGCCCCTTGAACAAGACATTGTACAGCTTTTATCCAAACCTTCATGACTTCTTTGTTGTTGGCTGTGGCGTACATGAGTCCCCTCCTCTGCGTAGTTACCTTCAGATTCTGCAGCAGTTATCCAGTGTCAAGTTGCCTTCACAGGCAGCTACTTCT GTTTTTAAAGTTTTCCTGCAGTGGACTGAAGGTCTGAAATCAGGATTGAGTCCAGAGGATGTTGTTTACTTGAAAGAATCTCTTAAACAGATCGAGTGTACAGTGCTTCCTACTGTACAAGATAAATGGGTTTCTGTGCACCCTTCCTTTGGTCTTGTGTGCTGGTGTGATGATAggaagttaaaaaagaaatttaagcaTGTTGACGGCATTGATTTTGTATACTTTGGTGAACTGAGCAAGGATGATAAAGAGACAGTTAAAACTAAAGTGTCTGTCCTCATGAAAACTTTAGGAATACCTGCACTTTCAGAG GTTGTAAGTCGTGAAGCAATATACTATGGTCTAGCAGACTCCAACTTGAAAGCTTCACTTGTGAATTGGGCTCTTCCTTATGCTCAGCGCTACTTGTATAGCATACATCCTGATAAATACTCTCAACTCAAGCAGTGTGGATTCAGTGCTCCAAATACTCTACAAGTAGTTGCTGTTGAGAAGCTGTTCTACAGGGATGTTATAAAGAGTTGTGGTGGTGCATCTGATAAGCGAATTGAATCTACCTGTCTTTTGCAG GGTAATATTTTGTATACAACCGAAGAATCAGATGCTCATACCTTATTCATGGAGCTTTCTCGTATGTTTTTTGATGGTGTTCCTGAATTACACTTGGCAAATTTCCTCCACATGATCACAACCATGGCAGAATCAGGTTCCACAGAGGATCAAACAGAGATTTTTATCTTGAAGACTCAAAAGATACCAAAGCTTCCTGATGAAGAATCCATTTGGTCCCTTAAATCTGTGTCTTCGATACCAGAGACTGATGAATTGCTCCAGACGAATGTTGTGTTGACAAAtgcaaatgagcaaagtacatCTAAATCCAAAAGGAGAGCCGGAATTCACTCAAGCTGGCCTCCTGCGGATTGGAAAACTGCACCAGGTTTTGCTTATGCTCGTGCAAATGGTTTTAGGACAAATGCTTCTGTTGCAACCCCTAGTGGCAGCTCACTGAagaaagatgaggatgattGTCAAGGCATTTTCCGTAATGATAGCATCACTCCAACCTCAATTGATAATGACTGGACTTTTGAAGATGATTCACCTACAACATCGACTGCTTTGATTTTGTCGGACTCCAATAATTTAGAACACTGTGGCTATGTCTACAAGGAGGCTGATTTGCATAGTGAACTTGATCCCACTGATTCAAATCCCATCTCTGAGCATCCTGAATCTTGTTCATCTACTTTTAGCAAGAGAGATCTTTGTTTTGGTACACCCAATCCAGTGCAGGCAATGTTAACCGGGAGACTTGGTGAGCATCTtgcttttaaatatttcactggGAAATTGAGCAATTCCTATGTAAATTGGGTTAACAAAGAAAACGAGACGGGTCTACCTTATGACATAATTATAGAAGATCAGGAAAACCAGGAAAACGGCAAAGAGTTTATTGAAGTCAAATCAACCAAATCTCCAAGGAAAGACTGGTTCCTGATATCATCGAGGGAATGGCAATTTGCTATGGAGAAAGGCGACGCTTTCAGTATTGCTCATGTCGTTATATTGGGTAATAACACTGCAAGGGTCTCGGTGTTTAAGAATCCTGCAAATTTGTGTAGGTTAGGCAGGCTACAGTTGGTTGTTATGATGCCTAAGCAAGGAAATGAATTTTCCGTAGTCTCTTAA